The Amblyomma americanum isolate KBUSLIRL-KWMA chromosome 2, ASM5285725v1, whole genome shotgun sequence genome contains the following window.
cgCTCTTTTCGTCGACCGGCCATAatgctactgaaagcaatgctcggctcgcctcaaacatggctcaaacagcaaaaaatttGCCAGATGTGACGTCTTTgcttcaaaccggatgcgacgtcatgggttgaaataacgggGTTATTTTTTCAACCTACACTTCGTGCAGGCTAGTGTAGGCGAGTGGAGGGCGGGGCTAAAGTTATGACGTAAGGGCGCTGCACTCGTCCGTCCGAGCGCCAGCCAATAGCGTGACACTGAGCGGCGTCGTCTGCGCGAGCAGACTACAACGACTACAAATTTAGATCGTAATGTGATACTATTGAAATGGATAAACAGTTCGttagtaaaaaaaattatattctgTCGTGGTTACGATAGCAAAGAAGTGCTAAAACCACCTAGGTCATTTCTCTGTAACGCGAAGCTCACCGcagcttgtgtcgtctgcattaCCTGAATATGGAGCGCGTCTACGCGATATCTGCTGAGTTTTTTTGCGACTCGTCTTCTTCGTCAGAGGACGAAAGTGATGATGAAGCAGTTATTCTGATGCATGAAGCATCCTTGCTTCTGTTGAGATTGGACAGGAACCGTGTCCCTCTTCACGTAGAGAGCGTTGTTCCGCGGTACTTGGCCACCGAGTTTCGACGACTCTTCCGGCTCACCCGCGAGACAGCCCGCAACCTGACCGACCGTTTCGAGGCGTCACCGTATTATCCAAGAGGCGAGCATGGAAGGCCACAGATAACAGCAGAGAAGACGATGTTGATTGGTCTCACATACCTGGCAACTCAGATGACCGTCAACCATATCGCCGACAAGTTCGACGTCGCCGAGTCATCTGTAGAGGTGTGCCTAAATCGGCTGCTGGAATTCCTCTTCAGTATCTCGGCGGAGATCATTCGATGGCCCACGCCAGCCGAGCGCGAACGAAGTAAGGAAGAATTCAGAGCTCTGGCGACCACGAAGAGCGGCAGGCAAGGATTACCTAACGTCATCGGGTGCATCGACCGGTGCCATATAGAAATTCCGAAGCCTGCGAAGTCTGAGCACTCGCACTACAACAGGAAGAAGTATCATTCTGTAGTCCTGCAGGGCATCTGCAATGAAAACAAGAAGTTCATTGACGTTTTTGCTGGTTTCCCGGGTTCCGCGCATGATGCGCGAGTGCTGCAGAACAGCTTCTTTTACGAAGAGGCGTCGGAAAAGTGCGAAGGTAATTTCGCATGTATATTTAATTGCCTTAATATTTAACATCGAAGCACAAAACATGCATGATCAGTATGATTCCTGATCGCAGCATGTTTGCAGCATGTGATCGCAGCATATGTTTGGCCGTCGCACTTCTTAATTCAACAATAAAAAATCGTAACTGCGTGCAGTTCGAAATGTAATTGAAAACTGGTTTAAACTGCATGGAATTGGCTTCCATTTCTTCCTGTTCACATTTTCTGATGTGTTGGTCAAGCATTATACTGCGGCACATTTCTCATTTTTAATTAAATTTAAATTAAATCCTGAAAGTGTACCTTATATGTTAACATATGCATGCTGTGCCATTTGGTGAGCTGGTTTCACTTGTCATATGCTGCAATATTTTCTGAAAAAGGAGCCGCAATGTCTGCAGTCATGCGATCAATTCACAAATTTATGGCTTCTACTATAGCTGGCACTACCAATAACGTGCAGGTGGATACCTTCTTGGTGACTCGGCATACCCCCTGCAGCCATGGCTGCTTACCccttacaataataataataattggttttttgggggaaaggaaatggcgcagtatctgtctcatatatctttggacacctgaaccgcgccgtaagggaagggataaaggagggagtgaaagaagaaaggaagaataggtgccgtagtggagggctccggaataatttcgaccacctggggatctttaacttgcactgacatcgcacagcacacgggcgccttagcgtttttcctccataaaaacgcagccgccgcggtcgggttccaagcAAGAACTACGAGGAGGGTTTCAACAGTGTCCACAGTCAGCAGCGGGTCATTGTGGAAGGGGCGTTTGGCCTTCTGAAGAACCGTTTTAGGCGACTTTTATATGTACATTCACGATCTCTTAAACAAATTGTCTTAATTATTATTGGCTCCTGCGTCTTGCACAACATGTGCACAGAATCCAATGATGACGATGAAAATGATGAATTGCCCAGTCAAGGGCTGGATGTCAGTAATGTTGGAGAGGATGGTGACATTTCATCTTGCCCAAGCAAGTTTCGGGATGACATAGCGCAGTCTCTGTAAAATGCTTTATTTATTTCACTGCATTGTTTGTTGCTGTACAGTAGTGGCACAAAGTTTTGTCAGTGCTTGTTTCCTCACTGACAGGTTTTATTCGCATAAATAGTACTCATTTACAGTTCATAGTATTTGTGCATAGTGTTTCTATACACATGTGAGATGACGACTAGCCCTCACTCAGAAAGTTCTCCGTAGCTTGTTTGTGGCAGGTACAGAATGCATACACATATGCAATTCTTCACATTATATTTGTACATCATGTTTGTCAATATGGACGACATGACAACTATAACTGTTGCTCCTAAAGTTCTTGGTGACTAGTTTGTACATATGGGTAGGTACACAGCACATACTCATTTGCAATTCCTTGCATTGTTTGTAAATAGTGTTTGTAAATAATGTACATGACAACTAGCTCTTGCTCGTAAAGTTCTTCGTGGCTTGTTTGTACACTTATAGGTTGTTTACACAGCGCATACTCGTATGCAATTCTTCATAGTGTTTGTACATAATGTTTGTGCATAATGTTTGTATATACGTGTGACATGACAAGTAGCTCTCAGTGAAAAAGTTTTCCTTGGTAGCTTGTTTGTACACTGCCAGGTAATTGTTGCAGGTTGTTTATGCGGCACATACTACTTTGTAGTGATGGCTGTAAGGAGAAACTTGAATTAAAATGGCTTCGAATCATTCCAGTTGTGTTGCACTTATCTGAACTGACACTAAAGTCATTCCTGAAGGATGTTGCATGCAAGAGGCTGTTCCTAACTTGGAGGCCATGATGcatttagtctaaaacagctgttgTAGTAACGCCAGAAACGGACGATGGTATGGTGATTACAAAAGGTAAAAAAATCGGCAGGTACTTCAGGCTGCTTACGTGCTAAGAAGGTGAAAGCTTTAGTGTGCCATCATGAGCAGTCAACCTCGACACAGGTTGCGCGCTGAGAATTAAATTAAACAGGGGCACTACCCTTAAGCACAAGCAGCATAATTTCCCACTATGACTTCTCACTGCCTTAAGCATTCCGATACTGATCACGGCGTTCTGGGTGGAAATCCCAGGATCGAATCGAAATACCCATCAATGTTCATTGCAAACAGGTCAGAAGTTTCTGGGCGCCAAATCGTGGTGCGTATTAATTTGTTCGCAGGTGTACAAGTTTCTTTCATCACTGTTTGTGTTGTCATGCCAAATAGGTAAACTTTATAATGTAACCTAAAACAATATAGCTGATGTAAAACACATAAGTAAATGCATAAGTAAACACATAAGTAAGGTAAACAATACAGGAAACAGTTATAGAGGAAGTGGAGCTTTGCTTTAAATTAAGAAATGTGCATCAGATGAACTAATATCGACACTATATGTTGCCAGTGCTGTCCTTAGTGGctccagctgtttttttttacagcgcacaCAAGCCTCTCTAGTAAAGCAAGCTTTTCTCTTTGTGCTTCCATTTTCTCGCGATGTCGCTGGTGTCTGCTTTCGTCAAGTTTTGCTGCTATTGCAGCAAAGCTTTCTGCCACTGCGTCTGCCATGCGCCGGGTCCGTTTCCTCGCCGGGGGTCGCCCTCCCTCATTGCATGGTGCCTGCTGGCTGTTACTTGGTCCCGGTAGGGGATCCTCGTCCAAACTAGGGAAAGTGGAAGACAAAACTGCTATTCACCACAAAACATCAGTACATAACCGTGGTCGCAGTACATCTTTGTTTTGTATACATCAGGAATCAAGCAAGCGGTACAGCACAGGCTGAGCCAGTCATGTGTGTACAGTTCATTGCTCCTgctcattgcaaaaaaaaaaacctctccaTATGACAGGGCTGTTGTTACATTGAGCTGCATCTTTTGTTTCATATAGTGGAGTTATTCCCATATTTTGGAGAGCACGTACTGCCTTCAGCACAGCACTGACTTACTCTGTGAGACTGGCCTGCCTATTTGCTGTGATGCCCAGAGCCCTTTTCGTGAATTCATATGCTATGCGACAAAAAAGGAAAGCTATAGTTTTGTGGAAAATTTATTTGCAGTGGTGCGCGGAGCCTGTATGACATTTTCTTTCCTGTCCTAAGCCAGCACTATGTTCTTTGCAGTGAGGCACAATTAACAGCTCTGATTACTAAGCACAGTGAATTCTTTGCAACGATTCAGCCTCATACCTTTTGCCCTTAAAAATGTGGCGGGACTCTGTGTTTTTTGTTAACTGAAGAAAGCTGTGGACACCACCGAAAAGAGGACAATAAATGGTGCCTCACTTTGAGCTTGTCCTCGCCTGCCCAGGCCCTGCCACAAAGCATGGCTGAATGTGGTGCTGCGGCTCGAGGATTTCAGCCAGCTCCCTGCATATGCCAAGATCAAGAAACACAAGAATAAGCCATGCATTACATAACTTGCTGTCAGTGCTTCATAAATGGCATATTGGCTGTGAGTTCTTCAAGAGTATAATGTAAGCATGTACATGCATCGATTGCAGCATACAGTGAAGGTCACATCTGAATCAATATGACAGTCGAATTGCGGCAATCCTCGTGCTTTTTTAGTCTAAGATACATGTGCACACACTGAGCTGCAAATAAAGATGGTTTTGTTGCTCACGTTCCTTGCACCAAAATATACCGAACTAATGATTTGCATGCTTGATTGTTTTAGTTGCCTCATTGACAGGCTCTACGCTTGTAATATTGCTTGTATAATTACAGAGGTTTAGTGAGACAGCAAGGACAGCATTTGTTGCTGGATAATTCCAGATGGCACCCGATGGCCCACTTGCAGGTGTCAGCCCAACTATGAAAGAACGCAGTTCATCAAAAGAACACAAATTTGAATGTAGAAATCATGAAGCCGAGCTTCCACATGAAAACAGCTGCTTACAGGTAACCTTGGGCACCGTGTGTATCTCAGTGCGAACAAAGAAGTGGGCTTATGCTGATTTAGTTTTAAACCAAGTGGTTATAGATAATTTGCTGACATAAAATGATTGTATTTATTTTGTTCGGTGCATGTTTCAAGCCCTCTCTGTTTCTTGCTCAATAATGGTGCAGTCGTGTGCACAAAGAATGGGCGTTATTACAATAAATCAGATGGCAGTTACCTCCAGTTTTCATCTTACTTGTTCTTTCACTTGttcccttttttgtgtgtgtttcaaCCTTGACACGCCAACTGGACCTTCAAACAGTACTCCTGCAATGCTTTAATGATTAATCAAATGGCGTGAGCTAATTGATTATGCGATGAATTCAATTCAAAATCTAATGATGCAGTGATATATGACCTGTGGATGAGGGAAGGGTGAATTGAGTACAACAATAAAATATATGCGGTTACTTGGGCACCTAGCTGCTTTTTGTGAGGTTCATTTATTCTGCATACTTACTCTTCATGATCACAAGTTCTGTGCTGGTGACCAGATCTGCTGTTGTGATATTTTACACGCTTGTACGCCCGCTCCAGCGTCTTCCACTTGTTCTCGGCCTGGAGCAGGGTGACACCTGTGCCTTGAAAGCGGTCCCTCAGTGATGTCGCCCACATCCTCCCACATTGCTTTCCTCGTTTTGAACGCAGGGTTTTGTAGCTTGCTCTGTTTGCGAGATGCAGAAAGGGAGAAAGCAAGACTGGTAATTGTGTACATAACACTATGTAACCTGACTTGCGACTTGCATGAAATATGTTGTTTCATGCCTGTTATCCTGCTGCTTATTAGAAATGCATGCACATCTGTGTTCAGTTCAGGCACACTTAATTGCATGATTGTGGTGTGAATGATTTAGGCCAACTGCTATTTGCAAGGCTCAATTAAATAACAAATAACTCTATATCTTTCATGCAAATTTTGTCTGTTTTCTATAATTAGCAGATATACAAATTCATGGCTGCTATATACAATGCTAGTGACTTTTTACAGGACATGTAAGGCATTTTAATTACTACACATGAATCTTTATGAAAGCTGCAGTATGTGGAAGGTTCTTCAGACCCTAACTGTCCCGTAAATAGTAGTCAATACCtgtgtgctatatatatatatatatatatatatatatatatatatatatatatatatgtatatataaatgATTTCCCTACAGCAACCACGCAGCTGCGTCAGTCCCTACTTTTCATTTCTTATAATCGCCTTATAATTTGAAATCGCCATGGAAGTAAAAGAAAAAGTCGCGGTGACGACATATTGAAAACCGCGTAGGGCGAGGGACATTTATGTTGTGAACGTACTTTTGTTCGTATCAGGATCGTACCCATCGCGACTAATAGCACAGTGCATTAATGTTAACTGCCATGTATGCTCTAGCTGCAGCGGGCATATGCCAACGCGTACGCGTGTATGTATATGTATACGTGTGCGCGCATGATCACCGCCGGGTGCCGCGTTCCCTGCCCCGGTGTTACGTGCCATTGCCACATTGTAATTATAGGACCGGGAAGTACTTACTTTGACAAGTTCAATCAGGAACTTTGTCCTGTCGGGCGTCCAGCAGCGCTCCAGCGCGTCCCCGCCGTTAACCGGCGCTGCCGGTTCGAGCGGCACTCGCCCAGTCGGCGCCTCAGGCtgagctgtcaccacctgcacgCCGGCGTCCTCGGGAGAAACAAGGATCGGCACCCCATCTGCGCATACACCTTGGCGTAAATTATTACACGCCTAAACCCGGTGATATCGCGCGAGACTCCTGATCGGCACAATAATCGCACATCATTCTTTAAAAGTAAACAACCACGTTGCGAACTATAGCACACAAGGAAGCAAACGGCCAAACGAACGAAAACCCGTTCGGCAGGCAGAAATACGCACTTTCAGTGGTGTAGGCGACCATATCTCCGAAAAAGATAAGGTTGCCGCTCTCTCCGACACGCGGGTGCGCCGCCACTTCGCTGCCGTCCTCGAGGCGGACGACAATTCGCAAGCTCGCAAGGCTGCGCTTCTCCATGGCGAGAAAAAGCACGTCTGCTGCGTGTGGAAACGGTTATAGAATGCGCGGGCTTTCGAAACTCCCGCCTGgtttctgtcgtctgctagcctacaacaaaaaaaaatggttttttgcTACACCGCttacactagtgtagccagtgtagcataaaaaaataaccctaacgcttgcgttatttcgacctggttgcAGCAGTCACTGCCGGTAGGGAGACCACTCTCTGCcgtaaataaagtttttctgaactgaactgaacagaCACATTTCCTCTttagatttttctcggaattccccacgtttccTACAgcgcgcgcgggataaaaaaaagcCCATCTTTACCCCGACCCCACGCAATgccccctgaacagctttcaggcctgcgcacAAAAGTTTGAGGTCACATCTGGCAAGCTGACACTTGAAGAAGCCGCATCGCCAGTGTGTCAAGCGGAGCGCTCTCCCAATTGGAGAGGGTGGCAGCGCGCGCGATGCCTGCCAACTTTGGCCGCGAGGGGCACTGCCCGTCGTAACGGCGTttgggtgcaggtgggctggaaacgctgattggtcgatgggatgcgcttctccgtgacgtttttctgcttctccctcgttctcaaccggatgtggggtcgccgcgcctctctcggcctgtccctagacggcctagggaatcgctaggtccggccgtccgccgtgcttgcgtggtgcgcgggcattcgcttcgtgaacctaggcggcggcgggcgcgtttcgggagctgtccaggtatggcttttttgcgtggtgcgctcgtcggcgacagccagctgaaatttctgtgcagttctcgcttacggctttcgccgttagtgagaacacgcactttcagctttagcggccacgacgcaatcagcctagctgatatgattcgagagacatgctttcggcacgccgattttattgtcctatatgttggcggcaacgatctcgacagaggggatgacccgcgagaaatcgccagccacataaaggtacgcattttatctcaaatttcgcttccagccacataaaggtaggcattttatctcaaatttcgcttcatgaagtgctgtaccgcttacctacatgtcttgcgcattccaggacctcgttttgctgctgcaggagaacgtggccagtgtcgtgctggtcttcaaagtcttgccacgccatttcgatgagccacgtaaggcgcaatttgaggaccgccggcgtcgccagctgaaccgccgtctgtcagccacgctgaagcgcttgtcgagcgtgcacattctcaaccccgaggtaagggttgaacaacattttcgcaagttttctcgagcagaactcaccaaattgcggcgcttgtaacgtaactttttttgcaacatcgtttcctggatgcttctggcaagccgatgctgtccttgtttgccgcagaccgatatcacgtggcgagagaccggggcatcgaccagatgtcaaagattatcgtcgcggccctcgtcaagatctacggaccagggatagcgtcggcttcaaggccaagaccaggagaggtgtacgtcgtgcaccggtgtcgtcgatgcggagccaaagggcacaagacggaccactgctgggcctactgctcaccgcgccgccacgccgctgcaggtcgcggttgaagtgctcctgcaaacggcccttttttaGGGCcgcctcattgtttcctggcagatcgcgagcgtcccgtttcgtgcccgtattccctctctgtcgaaatcgacgccagacatcaaaatcgcgcggtgtgagctagtaaatcgctggtagagacaaaaactcatgcttgtatacagacttacccatctccagtgcgcctttgtttatttccgtaggcactactcgcgctttgtagaaatcgacgccagccgcgaaattttacatgttagacctcgctacagcattagcgcagcgtgccttcgtctctttacgttctaacttttatgcagcgcacctttgtttgctcgttacttttgttcttttcagtcgtttcctgaatccgtccaaagagccgggctaaatggatgattatggaaccacatggcgattgcactgcatacagcacgactttggtccctgtgtttttaaataaaaacatcagatgtcgaaggtcatggccgtgtccgaggatggcttccacagctggggcctaaccatagggaccgcacacgctttgtcgtcgttgccaagtggagaggcccaagatggctggcatccttaataaagatcccttctcggggccgctttagtgtttcctggcagatcacgcgctttccaccctgtgcacacgctctcatttccaattaaaaaggtcctttaaaccctgcagaaggcatgaattagcaagtgctaataacaagatgttgcatggtacttgaacaatagcggctacaatgacaaaggtgaagaagtgctggagttacacggaaataaaaaaggttgggggtgcccacataacaacctgaaatggttttggacaggactcctagttaattgcatttggaagagaaagacaaggtttaattttgcagtgtaagcttgcttctctagaatgaacagagaacgttgcctcacattgcttgggccaccttccttgaccccatgaaaaaaaaaaaaacaggatgcctctgggaaactatttgcggaatctccgcccccccccccccattcaggagggaagggtgggtggggggggggggggtgacggcctcctctttgtcgggctcggcgcgacgcacgatggacaagacggcgaaaggaagggggctgtcagtgacgcatgttccgcgctcttcgcttagccagcgtacaagtcccttcgacagcctgaaatgccttcggtgggcatcgtcacgcatgtcgaaaggattgtcatgcacgtgcgaccgccgataacattccttgcaagcttattcattgccgtgaaaatcacgtccgccccgtatctcgccccaatttttttgagccggtgtgaattTCAATGGATGTACGGAATGCCcaccacttgtctacgtccaccgtcctcttttttactagcatgggcctccctcctttgaacaggatcctttcggagatctgagccaactCAAATCAGGACacccggcttctttcagcctctctacctgccccaggaagctagcctccgctctgtgtgtacaggatttcccaagcgctcttttaagcatgaagtcgctataccctccttgacgagtgtggaatgcccctaactgacgttcaagagaggtttttttttgtcctagggtgatattcccaacagaccctgctcgaataaatggcagcggaatgtaaacgaagacatcgaagaaacacacagacggaTGATGAAGACGCCAGCCGAATTGTGGCTGAAGGAATTGACATTTTATGTCGGTCAAATGCAGGTGAACGACGCAAGAAAAGTTTCGAACCAGTTATAAAGGAACTGAAAGGAAAAAACTTGAAGCTGTGCCTTGCGGATAAAGAAGGGGGTTTTGTGGTGTTGGATTCCTGCAGCTACAAAACGAGAGCCTTGGATGCCATGAAGAAGAACTTTCGTGAAGTACACAAAAAGCATctcacaacagcaaaaaagaaggttTTATCGATGCTCGAAATGGCCAACTTAGGGCCGCTCCACCTCAAGGTAAAAGCGACAAGACAAAGCACCCTGTCCGTGTTTTTCAGTGCCAAAACGCACAAAGTTGGGATCCCTTTCCGGGCGATTCTGTCAGAAGCACACACTTGGCAGATGCTTCTTTCGGCTTATCTTGCCAAGCAACTAAGCAACGTAAACGTGGATGACCCCTTTAGAATCAAGAACTCTGAAGAGCTAATCTCTGAGATAAAAAGTAACAACTGGAACATCTCTTATGGATTTTCACTCGACATTGAAGATATGTACTATTCCATCCCACATGATGAATTGATGAGCGTTCTACGAGACACTATAGAAAAGCAGGGAGCTGTGTGGTTTCAAAACGCCGCAGGAGTTTCAGTGGACTCCTTCCTGGAGCTGTTGGGAGCCTACCTTATGTCTACCGTCGCTTCCCATGAAGACACCCTGTACATTCAGAAGAGtggagtgtgcatcgggtccagagtcgctccagccctgagtgatctatacctcgcggcctgcgacaaaagaattcaggaagcaaccaaggacagacgcatcgtgaggatcgtccggtacgtcgacgactacttggttctatgcgagcagaaaaaagaggacacggacaccctaaaggacaacacactgaccacctttcaGAATAGCTGTCCAGCGCTCAAGTTCACATGGGAGCTTCCTGAGCACGGCGTCCTACGCTTCTTAGACATACGCCTTGAGTTCTCGCCGGGGCGCCTATGTTGGACATACCAGCCTCGAGCAAAGAAgcagtttcttcctttcagctctaaccactctaagacggtcaaaagaggaattgtgagggcagcattgcaatctgctctaaagaagtcgtgtccacaccagatgagccagggccttcagaggcaagttgctaggcttcaggaagccggatatcctttggcgttgctctgcagcatagcagaagacctcgtgctgccgaagaagcttggcagggaaaaggaaagtgcccctgaagcatcgactcaaagaaagaagttttccgtta
Protein-coding sequences here:
- the LOC144119465 gene encoding uncharacterized protein LOC144119465 gives rise to the protein MWATSLRDRFQGTGVTLLQAENKWKTLERAYKRVKYHNSRSGHQHRTCDHEEELAEILEPQHHIQPCFVAGPGQARTSSNLDEDPLPGPSNSQQAPCNEGGRPPARKRTRRMADAVAESFAAIAAKLDESRHQRHREKMEAQREKLALLERLVCAVKKNSWSH
- the LOC144119466 gene encoding uncharacterized protein LOC144119466; amino-acid sequence: MAFLRGALVGDSQLKFLCSSRLRLSPLVRTRTFSFSGHDAISLADMIRETCFRHADFIVLYVGGNDLDRGDDPREIASHIKDLVLLLQENVASVVLVFKVLPRHFDEPRKAQFEDRRRRQLNRRLSATLKRLSSVHILNPETDITWRETGASTRCQRLSSRPSSRSTDQG